In one Pseudarthrobacter oxydans genomic region, the following are encoded:
- a CDS encoding cytochrome c oxidase assembly protein, translating into MVSSAAKPRSTQPPSVPGKGARGNGAQAGDSGALGISRTWQVAGLGALFLGLAAALIFSGAAGARAVSDPGALVRWGLPVSKAIHNVSLATVIGGLVFAVGILPRNAGPRSRSKESSEAPEHPAFSRALAVAAAAGATWTLSAIAVLVLTYSDVAGQGLSGDAEFTQALVYFMTDIETGRAWLAVTIIAAVVTTALFGVRSLGGLALTLILALAGLVPTALIGHSSSSSDHEGAINSLGLHLVGVSTWVGGIIMLALLSGILTGPKAATATDITEPTLRRFSSLAGFAFVLVLASGIINASIRVTNWGDLFGSPYGQLILAKAMATLVLGGIGFMHRQWVIPQLSRKGSTMSSRRVLWQLVLAEFLVMGATSGVAVALGRSAPPEPTAFAPDATPAFILTGYELPPELTPERWLTEWRLDWLWIAAALFGLVSYFLAVAKIYRRGDKWQWFRTVNWVIGLLVLTYITSGPPSVYGRVLFSAHMVDHMALTMVAPIFLVLGAPVTLALRALPARGDGSRGAREWLLVFVHSKFSQLVTHPLFAAANFAGSIVLFYYSDLFGFAMREHVGHELMTVHFLLTGYIFILSMIGTDPLPLRAPYPMRLVLLLATMGFHAFFGVAIMGGTNLLAADYFGNLGRAWGQSALADQQTGGAVAWGIGEVPTLLVAIGVAIMWSRSDARETKRVDRAADRNNDADLTAYNDMFAKLAERDAKLAERNKLEGR; encoded by the coding sequence ATGGTGTCTTCTGCCGCAAAACCACGTTCCACCCAGCCCCCGTCCGTTCCCGGCAAGGGAGCTCGGGGCAACGGTGCGCAGGCGGGGGACAGCGGTGCCTTGGGCATCTCCCGGACATGGCAAGTGGCCGGGCTGGGCGCCCTCTTCCTGGGCCTGGCAGCTGCGCTCATCTTCTCCGGGGCTGCCGGCGCCAGGGCAGTCTCTGATCCTGGAGCGCTTGTCCGTTGGGGGCTCCCCGTCAGCAAGGCAATCCACAACGTGTCGCTGGCCACCGTCATCGGCGGCCTTGTCTTCGCCGTCGGCATCCTGCCCAGGAATGCGGGGCCCCGCAGCCGGAGCAAAGAGAGCAGTGAGGCACCCGAACACCCTGCCTTCAGCCGCGCCCTGGCCGTAGCGGCCGCAGCAGGTGCGACGTGGACATTGTCGGCCATCGCGGTCCTGGTCCTCACCTACTCTGATGTTGCCGGACAGGGACTCTCCGGCGATGCCGAGTTCACCCAGGCCCTGGTCTACTTCATGACGGATATCGAGACGGGGCGGGCCTGGCTGGCCGTCACCATCATCGCCGCCGTCGTGACAACGGCCCTGTTCGGAGTGCGGTCCCTCGGCGGCCTGGCGCTGACCCTGATCCTCGCCCTGGCTGGCCTGGTACCCACAGCACTGATCGGCCATTCTTCAAGCTCCTCGGACCACGAAGGCGCCATCAACTCCCTGGGCCTGCACCTGGTAGGGGTCAGCACCTGGGTGGGCGGCATCATCATGCTGGCCCTGCTGTCCGGAATCCTGACCGGCCCGAAAGCCGCAACCGCCACCGACATCACCGAGCCGACGCTCCGCCGGTTCTCGTCGCTGGCCGGTTTTGCCTTCGTGCTCGTTCTCGCGTCCGGCATCATCAACGCCAGCATCCGGGTCACCAACTGGGGTGACCTCTTCGGTTCCCCGTATGGCCAGCTCATCCTTGCCAAGGCGATGGCCACGCTGGTCCTGGGCGGGATCGGGTTCATGCACCGGCAGTGGGTGATCCCGCAGCTGAGCCGCAAGGGCTCCACCATGTCCTCGCGGCGGGTCCTCTGGCAGCTGGTCCTGGCGGAATTCCTGGTGATGGGCGCAACGTCGGGCGTCGCCGTCGCGCTGGGCCGGTCCGCCCCGCCGGAGCCCACAGCCTTCGCGCCCGATGCCACGCCCGCCTTCATCCTCACCGGGTATGAGCTTCCCCCGGAGCTGACCCCCGAACGCTGGCTGACAGAGTGGCGCCTGGACTGGCTCTGGATCGCCGCGGCGCTGTTCGGGCTTGTGTCCTACTTCCTTGCCGTGGCCAAGATCTACCGGCGCGGCGACAAGTGGCAGTGGTTCCGCACCGTGAACTGGGTCATTGGCCTGCTGGTGCTCACCTACATCACCTCTGGTCCGCCGTCGGTCTATGGCCGCGTGCTGTTCTCCGCCCACATGGTGGACCACATGGCGCTGACCATGGTGGCGCCGATCTTCCTGGTGCTGGGGGCGCCTGTGACCCTCGCACTGCGGGCCCTGCCTGCCCGTGGAGACGGTTCCCGCGGGGCGCGTGAGTGGCTGCTGGTGTTCGTCCACTCGAAGTTCTCGCAGCTGGTCACGCACCCGCTCTTCGCCGCCGCGAACTTCGCCGGCTCGATTGTGCTCTTCTACTACTCGGACCTGTTCGGCTTCGCCATGCGCGAGCATGTGGGCCACGAGCTGATGACCGTGCACTTCCTGCTGACCGGTTACATCTTCATCCTGAGCATGATCGGCACCGACCCGCTTCCGCTCCGGGCGCCGTACCCCATGCGGCTCGTCCTGCTCCTGGCCACCATGGGCTTCCACGCGTTCTTCGGCGTGGCCATCATGGGCGGGACCAACCTGCTGGCCGCGGACTACTTCGGGAACCTGGGCAGGGCCTGGGGCCAGTCGGCACTCGCAGACCAGCAGACCGGCGGCGCCGTGGCCTGGGGCATCGGCGAGGTGCCCACGCTCCTGGTGGCGATCGGCGTCGCCATCATGTGGTCCCGGTCGGACGCGAGGGAGACCAAACGCGTGGACCGGGCGGCAGACAGGAATAACGACGCCGATCTCACCGCTTACAACGATATGTTTGCCAAGTTGGCTGAACGCGATGCCAAGCTGGCTGAACGAAACAAGCTGGAAGGACGCTGA
- a CDS encoding HU family DNA-binding protein has product MAKNRSELVAEVAGKAGTSQAAVNSVLDALFEVFETSVAAGEKITIPGWLAVERTDRAARTGRNPQTGETIQIAAGHSVKLTAGSKLKAAVSNKK; this is encoded by the coding sequence ATGGCTAAGAACCGTAGTGAACTTGTTGCAGAGGTAGCTGGCAAGGCCGGCACCAGCCAGGCAGCCGTCAACTCCGTCCTCGACGCACTGTTCGAGGTTTTCGAGACTTCTGTCGCAGCGGGCGAGAAGATCACCATTCCGGGCTGGCTCGCCGTCGAGCGTACCGACCGCGCAGCACGCACCGGCCGCAACCCGCAGACGGGTGAGACCATCCAGATCGCGGCAGGCCACAGCGTCAAGCTGACCGCCGGCTCCAAGCTGAAGGCTGCAGTTTCCAACAAGAAGTAG
- a CDS encoding glycoside hydrolase family 2 TIM barrel-domain containing protein, protein MPAHSLAAMADSTPEIIPGSAARRLDLGAGGITDLESVEPGNGALPPRAYLHSDAPRLSLNGDWQFRLSSGIRTAPKAGWQWGRHLDGFESLPVPSSWPMHGHGFPAYTNVQFPFAVEPPHVPDANPIGDHVVVFEAGPEFFPHALLRFDGIESAGTVWLNGRELGTTRGSRLAHEFDVSGILVHGQNTLAVRVAQFSAASYVEDQDMWWLPGIFRDVTLQARPEAGIDDVFVHAGYDHATGEGTLKVEVTRGGQAIDAVVRVPELDAELPAGAELRIPAVEPWSAEVPRLYEATVSTPGESVELRLGFRSIAIEDAQFKVNGRRILLRGVNRHEHHPRLGRVVPRDVMEAELRLMKQHNINAIRTSHYPPHPDFLALADELGFYVVLECDLETHGFESAGWARNPSDDPQWETALVDRMRRTVERDKNHPAVIMWSLGNEAGTGRNLAAMSRWTKDRDPSRPIHYEGDWSSAHVDVYSRMYASQAETALIGQGIEPALENAALDARRRAMPFVLCEYVHAMGNGPGGMSEYQELFEKYPRLMGGFVWEWLEHGITVASPDGGEHYAYGGDFAEEVHDGNFVTDGLVDADRRPRPGLLDFKKVIEPLRIAVAGDWSGFTVRNGQDFADTAAFSFRYAVEAGGRTLAAGTSDVPPVAPRAEAVIELPASVAALAAAEHDGRPAVLTVSAVLAADSAWAASGHELAWGQSVREPDAPAGPAPAAAVDVRDGELTLGPVVFSRVTGMPTSIGGIPVEKFALNLWWAPTDNDLGREWGGADERPLAAQWKDAGLNRLHTRLLGITADRAAGPAPGSTAGLTADGGRNGGEVLTVRTRVGAADKQYGVFVDYAWTSDGEAVGLRTSVRPDGAWANRGSGVEWARIGLELVLGEETELVSWFGQGPHQSYPDTGQGARTGWFSLPLSDMDVDYVRPQESGARSGVRSAALRIGDRALEIAGDPFALTVRPYSQDVLDAATHRPDLKADGRSYLYLDHALRGVGTAACGPGVLPQYRLGPRQADFSLTLRVR, encoded by the coding sequence ATGCCAGCCCATTCGCTTGCCGCCATGGCGGACAGCACGCCCGAAATCATCCCCGGTTCAGCAGCCCGACGCCTGGATCTTGGTGCTGGTGGGATCACGGACCTGGAATCTGTTGAACCCGGCAATGGCGCGTTGCCTCCGCGCGCTTACCTGCACAGTGACGCACCACGGTTGTCGCTGAACGGGGACTGGCAGTTTCGCCTCAGTTCCGGAATCCGGACCGCGCCGAAAGCCGGCTGGCAGTGGGGCAGGCACCTGGACGGGTTCGAGAGCCTGCCCGTGCCATCGAGCTGGCCGATGCACGGGCATGGGTTCCCCGCCTACACCAATGTCCAGTTTCCCTTCGCCGTGGAGCCGCCGCATGTGCCGGACGCCAATCCCATTGGCGACCACGTAGTCGTCTTTGAGGCCGGCCCCGAGTTCTTCCCCCACGCCCTGCTGCGGTTCGACGGCATAGAGTCCGCGGGAACCGTGTGGCTGAATGGAAGAGAGCTCGGTACTACGCGCGGCAGCAGGCTGGCCCATGAATTCGATGTGTCCGGGATCCTGGTCCACGGGCAGAACACCCTGGCCGTGCGCGTGGCGCAGTTCTCGGCCGCCAGCTACGTGGAGGACCAGGACATGTGGTGGCTCCCCGGCATCTTCCGGGATGTCACGCTCCAGGCAAGGCCTGAGGCCGGCATCGACGACGTCTTCGTCCACGCAGGCTACGATCACGCCACCGGCGAAGGCACCCTCAAGGTCGAGGTGACCCGGGGCGGACAGGCGATTGACGCCGTCGTCCGCGTTCCCGAACTGGATGCGGAACTGCCCGCAGGCGCGGAACTGCGCATCCCCGCCGTCGAACCCTGGTCTGCGGAGGTGCCCCGGCTCTATGAGGCCACAGTCAGCACCCCCGGAGAGTCCGTGGAGCTGCGGCTCGGCTTCCGCAGCATCGCCATCGAGGACGCGCAGTTCAAGGTCAACGGGCGGCGGATCCTGCTGCGCGGCGTCAACCGCCACGAACACCATCCGCGCCTTGGCCGGGTGGTTCCCAGGGACGTAATGGAGGCCGAACTGCGGCTCATGAAGCAGCACAACATCAATGCCATCCGCACCTCCCATTACCCGCCGCACCCGGATTTCCTGGCACTTGCCGACGAGCTCGGCTTCTACGTTGTGCTCGAGTGCGACCTCGAGACCCATGGCTTTGAGAGTGCCGGCTGGGCCCGCAACCCGAGCGACGACCCGCAGTGGGAAACGGCGTTGGTGGACCGCATGCGCCGCACGGTTGAACGGGACAAGAACCACCCCGCGGTGATCATGTGGTCGCTCGGCAACGAGGCGGGGACCGGCAGGAACCTCGCCGCCATGTCCCGCTGGACCAAGGACCGGGACCCTTCCCGCCCCATCCACTACGAGGGCGACTGGTCCTCCGCGCATGTCGACGTCTACTCCCGGATGTATGCCAGCCAGGCAGAAACGGCCCTGATCGGGCAGGGGATTGAGCCGGCGCTCGAAAATGCCGCGCTGGATGCCCGGCGCAGGGCGATGCCATTTGTCCTTTGCGAGTATGTCCACGCCATGGGCAACGGCCCCGGCGGCATGAGCGAGTACCAGGAGCTTTTCGAGAAGTACCCGCGCCTGATGGGCGGCTTCGTGTGGGAGTGGCTGGAACACGGCATCACCGTCGCCTCCCCGGACGGTGGCGAGCACTACGCCTACGGCGGGGACTTCGCCGAGGAAGTTCATGACGGCAATTTCGTCACCGACGGCCTGGTTGATGCGGACCGCAGACCCAGGCCCGGCTTGCTGGACTTCAAGAAGGTCATCGAGCCACTGCGCATAGCGGTGGCAGGTGACTGGTCCGGTTTCACGGTGCGCAACGGCCAGGACTTTGCGGACACCGCTGCATTCAGCTTCCGTTATGCGGTGGAAGCCGGCGGCAGGACCCTCGCCGCCGGCACTTCGGACGTTCCGCCCGTGGCTCCCCGGGCGGAAGCGGTCATTGAGCTGCCCGCCAGTGTCGCCGCCCTCGCCGCTGCGGAACATGACGGCCGGCCTGCGGTGCTCACCGTCAGTGCAGTCCTCGCCGCTGATTCGGCCTGGGCTGCCTCGGGTCACGAGCTTGCCTGGGGGCAGTCTGTCCGGGAGCCTGACGCTCCGGCCGGTCCGGCGCCGGCTGCAGCCGTGGACGTCCGGGACGGTGAACTGACGCTGGGACCTGTTGTCTTCAGCCGGGTGACGGGCATGCCCACCTCCATAGGCGGCATCCCGGTGGAAAAGTTCGCGCTGAATCTGTGGTGGGCCCCCACGGACAACGACCTCGGCCGTGAATGGGGCGGTGCCGACGAGCGTCCCCTGGCCGCCCAGTGGAAGGATGCCGGCCTCAACCGGCTCCACACCCGGCTGCTGGGTATCACTGCGGACCGCGCTGCCGGCCCCGCCCCTGGGTCCACTGCCGGCCTCACTGCCGACGGCGGGCGGAACGGTGGCGAAGTCCTGACCGTCCGGACGCGTGTAGGTGCTGCGGACAAACAGTACGGAGTATTTGTGGACTATGCGTGGACGAGCGACGGTGAAGCTGTCGGGCTTCGGACGTCGGTCCGGCCGGACGGCGCGTGGGCCAATCGAGGCTCCGGCGTGGAATGGGCGCGGATAGGGCTGGAACTTGTGCTGGGAGAAGAGACGGAGCTGGTGAGCTGGTTCGGCCAGGGCCCCCACCAGAGCTACCCGGATACGGGGCAGGGAGCGCGGACGGGCTGGTTCTCGCTCCCGCTTTCGGACATGGACGTGGACTACGTGCGGCCACAGGAGTCCGGCGCCCGGTCCGGAGTACGGTCCGCTGCTTTGCGGATTGGGGACCGGGCACTGGAGATAGCCGGTGATCCCTTTGCGCTGACTGTCCGGCCCTACAGCCAGGACGTCCTCGACGCTGCAACGCACCGTCCGGACTTGAAGGCGGACGGCCGGAGCTACCTCTATCTGGACCATGCGCTCAGGGGGGTGGGAACCGCTGCTTGTGGTCCCGGCGTGCTGCCGCAGTACCGGCTTGGGCCCCGTCAAGCCGACTTCTCCCTGACCCTGAGGGTGCGCTAG
- a CDS encoding LacI family DNA-binding transcriptional regulator has translation MTSSSSGPQVRRATILDVAAAAGVSRQTVTRAMNDMPGISAATRERVKALATELGYSPSRFAKGLVQGARTSLGLAIPDLTNPYFPAFASSVVEEATQRGWNVVMDDFGHGSGSGLDAVARLAPQVDALIGYLGASSQQAQSLMGRRPVVVLDYPAGQAAGRIAFDYFHAARMALEHLLAAQRRRIAYLDSDEGGQATTRGLAVAAAAADAGIDIIILEAQDTAPAAREAVRSLLEQHGTVDGLLVFNDLMAAGALKALNAAGRAVPRDCAVIGMDGIPLGELVSPELTTLALDLRAVGRAAVGLVADLLSGAVEAGSPDASLILKHQLVLRQSA, from the coding sequence ATGACCTCCAGCTCCAGCGGCCCACAGGTCCGCCGCGCCACTATCCTGGACGTGGCGGCCGCCGCCGGAGTATCCCGGCAGACAGTCACCCGGGCCATGAACGACATGCCCGGCATCAGCGCGGCCACCCGTGAACGTGTCAAGGCGCTGGCAACAGAGCTCGGATATTCCCCTAGCCGGTTCGCGAAGGGCCTGGTGCAGGGCGCCCGCACCTCACTGGGGCTGGCCATTCCGGACCTCACCAACCCGTATTTCCCGGCGTTTGCCTCCAGCGTGGTGGAGGAAGCCACGCAGCGGGGCTGGAACGTGGTGATGGATGATTTTGGCCACGGCAGCGGAAGCGGCCTCGACGCCGTGGCCCGGCTCGCGCCCCAGGTCGATGCCCTGATCGGATACCTTGGGGCCAGCTCGCAGCAAGCCCAGTCCTTGATGGGACGGCGTCCTGTGGTGGTCCTGGACTACCCGGCGGGACAGGCCGCCGGCCGGATCGCCTTTGACTACTTCCATGCGGCACGCATGGCGCTGGAGCACCTTCTGGCGGCACAGCGCCGACGGATCGCCTACCTCGATTCGGACGAAGGCGGGCAGGCCACCACCCGCGGGCTCGCTGTTGCGGCAGCGGCCGCCGACGCCGGCATTGACATCATCATCCTCGAGGCGCAGGACACCGCCCCGGCGGCACGGGAGGCAGTCCGCTCCCTGCTTGAGCAGCACGGCACGGTCGACGGGCTCCTGGTGTTCAACGACCTGATGGCGGCGGGAGCGCTTAAAGCCCTCAATGCCGCCGGCAGGGCAGTGCCGCGGGACTGTGCAGTGATCGGCATGGACGGCATACCCCTGGGCGAACTGGTCTCACCCGAGCTGACCACGCTCGCACTGGACCTGCGTGCAGTAGGCCGGGCCGCCGTCGGACTCGTGGCAGACCTGCTGTCCGGCGCAGTGGAGGCTGGGAGCCCGGACGCCTCCTTGATCCTCAAGCATCAGCTGGTGCTTCGCCAGTCGGCCTGA